Sequence from the Nocardia cyriacigeorgica GUH-2 genome:
GGTGAACAACCTGCCCATCGACGCCCTCGGACGCGACTGCACTCCGGGATACACACTCGCGCACGGCTTTACGGCGCACACCGCGCTCACCGATTTCATTCCGCCGACCTCGCAGCTGGCCCTGTTGCGCGGCTACGCGCTGCTGATCCCCGATCACGAAGGCCCGCGCATGGCCTACGCCGAACCGTATGTGGCCGGTCATGCCGTGCTCGACGGCATTCGTGCCGTGCGCGGGCTGGCCCCGCACGAATTCGGCGCGAGCCGCTTCGCCATCACCGGCTACTCCGGAGGTGCCATCGCCACGCACGGGGCGGTCAAACTGATCGAGACCTACGCACCGGAGCTGGCGCCGGTGATCGCCGGGGCGGCGCTGGGCGGTGTGCCCGCCGACTACGAGGTGCTCGCCCGCAGCATGAATGCCAACCTGGCCTCCGGGGTGTTCATGGCCGCCGTGCTCGCGATCGGCCGGGAACGCCCGGAGATCCTGGACCGGATGAACCATCTGGCGCAGTGGGTGGCCACCTCGCCGATGAAGGACCAGTGCGTGTCGGTGTTCGCGCTGCCCGGAATCCTGCATCTGCCGATCGATATCGCCGCCGATATGGCCGATCCGCTGCGCTCGCCGCTGGCCGCCGAGATCTACCGGGTGACCAGGATGACGGGCCTGCGCTCGGCCACCCCACTCTACATCTACCACGGTGAACACGAGTGGTGGCTGCCCGCCGACGCGGCCCGGGCGCTGTTCGCCGAACAATGCGCGCTCGGCGCGACGGCGGTGTACCGCAACGTCTTCGGTGAGCACATCATCGCCGCCGGGCTGGGCTATCCGGAGGCCATGCTGTGGCTCGACGAGCGGTTACGCGGGGTGCCCGCCGCCAGCGAATGCTGAACCGCGATTTGTGAACGCCGACGACGCCGGCGCGCGCGGTTTGTCGCCCACCCCAGACTCGCCGCACGGCCGGGCACACCGCGCGTGGCGCCGATACGTTTACCCGGTCCCGGCGGCGGAGCGCCGGGCCGGAAGGCAGGCAGATGAACCACACCTCGACCACGGCGTCGGCGCAGGCCGCCGCCCTCGTCGGACGGCACTACCGGATGATCGACCACTACGAGGTCGGCCGGGAGAAGATCCGCGAATTCGCCCGGGCGTTGCAGGACCACCACCCCGCGCACTGGCGCGAGGACGCGGCCGCCGCACTCGGCTACGACACCCTGATCGCACCGCTGACCTTCCCGTCGGTGGTGTGGTTGCAGATGCAGCGGGCCATGTTCGAGGCCGTGCTCACCGGCTACGACATCAGCCAGGTCCTGCAGACCGAGCAGACCATCCGGATGTATCGCCCACTGGTGGCCGGTGACCGGTTGCGCTGTGATGCCTATGTCGAGTCGTTTCGCCA
This genomic interval carries:
- a CDS encoding lipase family protein, producing the protein MKSLRAVVVATLVAGVLMSTGPAAAQPPLPAPPPPVPALGLPLPPPPALPDPATILPGIQQWIDQVIPPPPIPPLPAGPAPAPALTSPALAALHQAVLPSPVGDPMFDLWPADLAGFRNGEVLAVRDVTATAGLLLTVPIARAQLVKYRTEDAHGRPSFATATLAVPAAAWTGPGARPVVVNNLPIDALGRDCTPGYTLAHGFTAHTALTDFIPPTSQLALLRGYALLIPDHEGPRMAYAEPYVAGHAVLDGIRAVRGLAPHEFGASRFAITGYSGGAIATHGAVKLIETYAPELAPVIAGAALGGVPADYEVLARSMNANLASGVFMAAVLAIGRERPEILDRMNHLAQWVATSPMKDQCVSVFALPGILHLPIDIAADMADPLRSPLAAEIYRVTRMTGLRSATPLYIYHGEHEWWLPADAARALFAEQCALGATAVYRNVFGEHIIAAGLGYPEAMLWLDERLRGVPAASEC